Proteins from a genomic interval of Diprion similis isolate iyDipSimi1 chromosome 10, iyDipSimi1.1, whole genome shotgun sequence:
- the LOC124411087 gene encoding peptidyl-prolyl cis-trans isomerase NIMA-interacting 4: protein MPPKKNAAAGKSKGGNEGDKGDSNKKGGTAVKVRHILCEKQSKILEAMEKLKAGQKFNEVATTYSEDKARSGGDLGWMTRGSMVGPFQEAAFALPISSIGSPVYTDPPVKTKFGYHIIMVEGKK, encoded by the exons AtgcccccaaaaaaaaatgctgctGCTGGAAAATCGAAAGGTGGAAATGAAGGCGACAAGGGAGACAGCAATAAAAAAGGGGGGACCGCAGTTAAA GTAAGGCACATTCTCTGTGAAAAACAATCCAAGATTCTAGAGGCAATGGAAAAACTCAAGGCTGgtcaaaaatttaacgaaGTAGCTACTACCTACAGCGAAGACAAAGCACGCTCTGGT GGAGATCTGGGCTGGATGACTCGTGGTTCTATGGTTGGGCCATTTCAAGAGGCAGCCTTTGCATTACCAATATCGAGTATTGGTTCACCAGTATACACTGACCCGCCAGTTAAAACGAAATTTGGGTACCACATAATCAtggttgaaggaaaaaaatag